The uncultured Bacteroides sp. genome includes the window TCCCAAATAATAAAAATGGGTCAATAAATAGGGGCAAATCATTAATTAGAGACACATTAAAGGCTCCATATTCATCAAGATCATCTGGTGACACATTAAAAAAATCCGAGAAATAGATTTTCATCTTGTATTTGTTTTTCCTGTAAAACGCACATTTATTAGAACACAAAGATAGTGGTTTTTATAGTATTTGCCTCATTTTGAGCGGCAAAGATGGATTCTTCAAGTCAAACTAACTTTTCTATTATTTTAATTACCCCCTTCAATTCATCATCCTTCAAATGACTTTTGATACTGTCTTCTGTTACATCTCTAAAAATATTTGGGAATACTATTTTCAGAAAGTTCGCAATGTCCATCTGATTTCTTGGTTTGAAATAGTTCCAGATATTCCAACCGAAGTGACGGAGGTCGAGAGCAGATAGTTCTTTAACTTTAACAGGCTTCAATTCTTTCTCGTCCAACTTGTTCATATAGGCACGGACATTCCGGCTAAGAACATCAAGGTCTTCATCGGAAAGATAAAGAGCAAACGATTTTCGGGTATAGTCCAAAGCAACATTCAGAATATCTTCCTGTTCTTTGACTATGTTTTTCTGCTGTTCGTTCCGAATGTCATCTAAAGACATATCCGATTCCGGTATATCAGTTTCAGTATTATTTTCTTCTACCTGTGGTTCAACGACAACAGGAAGGGCTTGTCTTTGCTCAATCTTCTTGCGAAAATAGGGAATTTTAGCTAATCCGTTCCCAATCCACGGCAACATCAGATTTTGCAATACCACATGAATGCTTAGGTACACTATTACTTGGATAGCTAATACGACTAAGAAAACTATGAACGCCGTAAAGCTATCAAACCCCATTGAAACAGCGAATATACGAGCCAATGTTGCAATGACCACCGCTGCACAAGCAACAATCACATATAATGTGATGTATTCCAGAATATTGTTTTTCATGGTTCTGTATCTTTAAGGGTGCTCAACTGAATAGCTTGTGCTGCTTTGCTTTTCTTCTCGTCCACAACTTTTGCATAAATCTGTGTGGTCTTCAAATTGGTATGCCCCAACATCTTGCTGACGGTGTAAATATTTGTACCACTAGATAATTGAAGGGTCGCATACGTGTGCCGAAAGCAATGAAATGTGATTCGCTTCGTGATATCGGCAGCCTCTATCCAGCGTTTCAATGGTTTAGAAATCCATGCAGGATCAGGCAAATCTTCGAAAACGAGTTGTTCCGGTTCGCGAGGATCGCGACACAAATCAAGTGCTTGTTGGGAAATGGGCATATATTCGACGCCTTTTGTTTTTTGCTGTGTGAAATGCAGTTGAGCTTGATTGCCGTTCATGCTGATTTCTTTCCATCGTAATTTCTGAATATCACAATGCCGTAAGCCGGTAAGAGCTGAAAATAATGCAGCTCGTTTAAGTACATCTCGTTCGCATGGCGTGCTAGCGAGAGTGTTTAGTTCTTCAACTGTTAAATATTCGCGGCGTGATTCCTGTTCTGGTATGCCCTTGATTTTTGCCGACAGATCCGTTGTTAAATACCCGTCAACAAAAGCCTGTTTCAATGCCGCTTTGAAAATGGAGAAGTAAGTTACAGCTGTATTGCGAGAAATGGTTCCACTTTTATTTCCTCCACAAGGAGCAGATAAAAGATATAGCTTGAAGTCTTCAGCAAAGCGATTATCTATTTTGGAAAAAGGCAATATATCTCCAGCGAAAAGTTTTATTAGTTCGTATGCTCGTTTCCAGTTTACACGAATAGAATCTGAACTTTGCGCGTGGCGTTTCTTAGCTGTAGCATTAAAGTATTCTACGAAATTTTGCTGTGAACGTTCCTTTTGTTCGATTTGTGTACTTTCTGTATCGTTATATAAGTCAGCATTGTCATATTCCCGTTGGCGAAGTTTGCGAATTCCATCGGCATATAGCATGGTTTCTTGGTCTTTTTCACTCCGACAAATGATTATCCCATTATCATCACGTTTGGGCTTATAGGTTTTTGCTCCGGCTGAATCTGTACGGGCAGTACGTTTTTTATCCCATTCAACTGTAGTGACACAGCGATTCAGATATTCACGAACACGTTGCGGAATTTGCTTGCCGGAACATTTACCGGATAGCTTTCAATGTAAACATACCATTCCTTCCGATCATCCGCCTTGCGTAATCGAACAGTTACTTTTGTGTTGGAGAGTTGTTTCATTTGCCTGCGAATATTTTATCGATTGGTTCTTTGGGAACATATACAAAGTTACCTACTTGCCGTTTGGGAATGCTGTTCCGGCGAATTGTATTCTCTACTGTTGAGGGCGACACGCCATATTTTACGGAGACTTCAGTAACGGTATAACATTCATCTATCTCGTAATGCAGTTTCATCGGCTTTTCTTTTGGCTCTTCCGATATCTCAACCGCAGTAAACATTTCTTCGAGGTGTTTACGACTTACCCTTGTCAATCGTTCTCCAAAATTAACAGCCGGTACTTTTCCCGATTTAATAAGGCGGCGAATAGTATCTTTAGAAATACCAAACATAATTGTTGCTTCTGTGATTGAGATATAAGGACGAGTTTGCATCTCCGCAATTCTGCTAGCTGATTCTTCTAAGAGTTTCTGCTTCTGCTCAGCTTCCTTAGCTTGCCGCTTTTTCTCTTTGCCAGACTTATTAGCACAGGTAGAACCACAGAAGCGAGTAACAACGGTTTTTTCTTCAAAAGCCTTTCCACATTGTTCGCAAATCTTCGGTATTTTCAGTTGACTAAATCCCATATATTTTGTATCATCCGTTACATTATCGCCAATTAAGACATAATAAAACCTAATAAGCATGAATAAGGCGCACATCATCGCCAATTAGCGCGCGCTACAAATATGGTACAAATGTATGATAAAAAACAATTAGAAACAATAGCTTTTCATAAATTCACAAAAACAAAAATCCCCGTAAACTATTTGCTTACAGGGATTTTCTACTATTTATTGATTGTTTCTAATCGCCTTTTACTTCACTTCCTCAAAATCAGCATCCTGTACATTTTCGCCTTGCTTGCTGTCGTCGCCTGCATTTGCCTGCTGACCTGCATTCATATCAGGGCCTGCTTGTGCGCCACTCTGAGCTCCGCTCTGAGCGTACATTTCAGCGCTTGCTGCCTGAAAAGCTGTATTTACTTCGGCCATAGCCGTATCGATAGCAGCTAAATCCTGTGCTTTATGTGCCTCTTTGAGTTTAGCCAAAGCCGCTTCAATCGGCGCTTTTTTATCTGCAGGCAATTTATCGCCTAATTCCTTCAACTGATTTTCAGTTTGAAAGATCGTGCTGTCTGCCAAATTCATTTTCTCAACCTTTTCGCGTTCTTTCTTATCAGCCTCAGCATTCGCTTCAGCCTCAGCTTTCATTTTCTCAATTTCTTCTTTACTCAGACCGCTGGAAGCTTCGATACGAATAACCTGTTCTTTGCCGGTCGCCTTATCTTTAGCCGATACCTTCAAAATACCATTGGCATCAATATCAAATGATACTTCAATCTGAGGAATACCACGACGGGCAGGAGCTATTCCGGTCAAGTTGAACTGACCAATAGATTTATTTTGAGAAGCCATCGGACGTTCGCCTTGCAATACGTGGATGGTTACTTCCGTCTGATTATCGGCGGCAGTAGAGAATGTTTCACTCTTCTTGCACGGAATGGTTGTGTTGGCATCAATCAGTTTTGTCATCACACCACCCATGGTTTCTATACCCATTGACAGCGGAGTAACATCGAGCAATACCACCCCTTTTATTTCGTCGGTCAATACAGCACCTTGTACGGCAGCACCTACAGCAACCACTTCATCAGGATTTACTCCTTTAGAAGGAACCTTTCCGAAGAAATCTTCAACCAGTTTCTGAACGGCAGGTATACGCGAAGAACCTCCTACCAGAATTACCTCATCAATATCTGAGTTACTCAAACCGGCATCGTTCATGGCTTTTTTACATGGTTCAAGGCAAGCCTGAATCAGTTCATGGGCCAATGATTCGAACTTAGCACGGGTTAACGTCTTTACCAAGTGTTTGGGCACACCATCCACCGGCATAATATAAGGTAGATTAATTTCTGTGCTGGTAGAAGAAGACAACTCGATTTTTGCTTTCTCGGCCGCTTCTTTCAAACGTTGCAAAGCCATCGGGTCTTTAGTAAGATCTGCGCCTTCATCGTTTTTAAATTCTTGGACTAACCAATTAATTACTACCTGATCGAAGTCATCACCACCCAAGTGAGTATCACCGTTAGTAGAAAGAACCTCGAACACACCGCCGCCAAACTCAAGAATAGAAATATCGAAAGTACCGCCACCAAGGTCGAATACGGCAATTTTCATATCTTTATGCGCTTTATCAAGACCATAGGCCAAGGCAGCAGCAGTCGGCTCGTTTACAATACGTTTCACATCCAGTCCGGCAATCTGTCCGGCTTCTTTGGTAGCCTGACGCTGAGAATCGCTAAAATAAGCCGGTACGGTAATAACAGCCTCGGTCACTTCTTGTCCCAAATAATCTTCGGCTGTTTTCTTCATTTTCTGCAGAATCATGGCTGAGATTTCCTGTGGAGTATAGAGACGTCCGTCGATATCAACACGCGGTGTATTATTTTCGCCTTTAATAACTTTATAAGGTACGCGGGCAACTTCTTTCTGCACCTGTTCCCAATTTTCTCCCATAAAACGTTTGATGGAGAATACTGTTCTTTGTGAGTTTGTAATGGCCTGACGTTTAGCAGGATCACCTACTTTGCGTTCTCCTCCATCTATAAAAGCCACAATAGAAGGTGTTGTACGTTTTCCTTCGCTGTTAGCAATGACCACCGGTTCGTTTCCTTCGAATACAGAGACGCAGGAGTTTGTCGTTCCTAAGTCTATACCAATAATTTTTCCCATGATTGTTATCTTTTTAATTTGTTATTATTTCATTATTTACCGAACGATTACTTAAAAGCAAACCTTGTGCCAAAACAACAAACCGGGAATCTAACTCCTGAAAATGACAGCTATTCATGCAATATTCATCCATACCTCCCCACGCGCTACTGACAGAAAGGCAGTAAGCTTTATAGTAATACATGCCTTTTGCTCCATTTCTCCTTCAACGAACAATCTTGCCAATAAGCGATATTTACATTTTAAATTAAGGTTCATCGATAACTTATAGTAAGTTCCTTTTCTTTGCAAAGAGAGTTAACTTTCTTTGCAAAGGGGACCTGTTTTCTTTGCAAAGAAAACAGGTCCCCTTTCACCCCCCTCTCTGAACACTCCTGAGAGGCTTTTCGGGATGAGCGACCTGCTATTATAAAGTATAATTATTTATTTACATAAAGCAGAGCACTCAACAAAAGACCATTGTCAGTATCATTAAATATAAAACTGTTTTCTGAAAATTATCGTGTATATTTGCGTTCCCATATATAACGATTCTAAATGGTCTGACAATGAAAAGAATATGCTATTTATACTTTCCGCTACTGTTGTTACTCGCTGCATGTGGCAATAAAAGCCCTCGCCAGACAACTGCAACAGACGGTAAGCCCGTCGCTCTTTCGTATGCTTGCCGATTTAGCATAGCGCATGCGCCCCACTACACCACAGTGACCGTATTCAATCCCTGGAAAGAAGGCAAAGTGTATGATAAATATTACCTGGTTAAGAATGAAACAATCAACGTTCCGGCCGACGGACATAAGATTAAAATTCCACTGCAAAGTCTGATGACCAACTCGGCTACACACTTGGGCTTTTTGCAACTGTTGGGCGAATTAGATAAAGTAACGGGGGTATGTAGCACAGGATACATCTATAACCCTACGATACTAAAAGGAGTAAAAGAGGGAAAAATAAAAGATTTGGGTGATGCGTTCAATCTGGACATCGAAAATCTGCTTTTACTCCATCCGCAGGCCATTATGACATCGGCCTATAATGCCGAAGATGAGAACAGCAAGCGGATGAAGCAAACGGGCATAACGGTGATATACAATATAGAATGGCAGGAGAAAACATTGCTGGGACGAGCCGAATGGATTAAATTCATAGGGGCTTTCTTTGATAAAGAAGCTCTGGCTAACCGCATTTTTGCCGATGTGGAGAAACGATATACCAACATTAAAAAGCTGGCTGCCTCCGTAGCGAATGCCCCCACCGTACTATCCGGTCAGGATTATCGGGGAAGTTGGTCGATGCCTACCGGACTAAGCTACAATGCGCAATTATTTCGCGATGCGGGAGGAAGCTATTTTTATGCCAACGACACAACGGCTAGCGGAAGCAAAAACAGTAACATCGAGGAGGCTTTAATCAATTTTGGACATGCAGACATCTGGATAGGTTCTGAAGCTTCTTCGCTCGAAGAACTGGGACAGATAGATGCTAAATATAAGCTATTCAAAGCATACAAAGAAGGACAAGTGTATAACCTGAACAAACGAAAGAATGTGCGGGGCGGAAATGATTACTGGGAAAGTGGTGTAGCGCGTCCGGATCTTCTGCTGAGTGATATGATCAAAATTCTTCACCCGGAATTGTTGCCGGGCTATGAACTGACGTATATGGAGAAACTAAAATAAAACGGGCAGGAATCAATGAACAACAAATTTATTCTACTCTTAGTCCTCTTTTGCATTGCTTTTATGGCGGATATAGCGATAGGAAGTGTAAACCTGCCTTTAAATGAGATAGGAGCTACATTGACGGGGCACAGCCATGATACTATTTATCGGGAGATTATTCTGAATCACAGAATGCCCAAAGCATTGACCGCTATACTGGCAGGGGCCGCCCTATCTGTTGCTGGCGTACTGATGCAAACACTCTTCCACAACCCGCTTGCCGGCCCCGATGTGTTGGGGGTTACCTCGGGTGCAAGTTTGGGCGTGGCTTTGCTAACTCTCGGAGCTTCCGTGCTACCCTTTGGCTTTGTGGTAGGTGGCGGACAAGTCATTGCTGCCGTTGCCGGAGCCATCGGGGTATTGCTTCTGGTCATTATCGTGTCCATTAAAATACCTCAAACAGTGTCGTTGCTCATCATCGGAATGATGTTCGGCAATTTTGCCGGGGCCATCGTCAGTATTCTTCAAAGTGTAAGTAATCCGGACATGCTAAAGCTCTTCATCACATGGACTTTCGGAAGCCTGTCATCGGTAAGCTGGGGACAAATGTTTATTATGGCTCCCATCATCGGGGGAGGTCTCTTTTTAGCACTCGTACTACAAAAACAACTGAACGTGTTCTTACTAGGCAAAAATTATGCCATCGGACTGGGCATTTCTGTTATGCGTTTACGTTTACTCATCATATTTGCCACAGCCCTGCTAGCCGGAACTTCCACCGCTTTTACGGGGCCCATCGCTTTCATAGGAATAACAATGCCTCACGTTGCACGCGGGTTAATGGGCACTTCCAACCATCGAGTTATTCTGCCTGCGGCTATCCTGTGTGGTGCGGTTACCATGCTTATCTGCGACATTATTTCTCAACTTCCCGGTGCGCAGGGTACTCTCCCTATCAATGCCGTAACAGCGTTATTTGGTGCACCGGTCATCGTTTGGATCATATTAAATAATAAAG containing:
- a CDS encoding helix-turn-helix domain-containing protein — its product is MGFSQLKIPKICEQCGKAFEEKTVVTRFCGSTCANKSGKEKKRQAKEAEQKQKLLEESASRIAEMQTRPYISITEATIMFGISKDTIRRLIKSGKVPAVNFGERLTRVSRKHLEEMFTAVEISEEPKEKPMKLHYEIDECYTVTEVSVKYGVSPSTVENTIRRNSIPKRQVGNFVYVPKEPIDKIFAGK
- a CDS encoding iron ABC transporter permease, with product MNNKFILLLVLFCIAFMADIAIGSVNLPLNEIGATLTGHSHDTIYREIILNHRMPKALTAILAGAALSVAGVLMQTLFHNPLAGPDVLGVTSGASLGVALLTLGASVLPFGFVVGGGQVIAAVAGAIGVLLLVIIVSIKIPQTVSLLIIGMMFGNFAGAIVSILQSVSNPDMLKLFITWTFGSLSSVSWGQMFIMAPIIGGGLFLALVLQKQLNVFLLGKNYAIGLGISVMRLRLLIIFATALLAGTSTAFTGPIAFIGITMPHVARGLMGTSNHRVILPAAILCGAVTMLICDIISQLPGAQGTLPINAVTALFGAPVIVWIILNNKG
- a CDS encoding mobilization protein — encoded protein: MKNNILEYITLYVIVACAAVVIATLARIFAVSMGFDSFTAFIVFLVVLAIQVIVYLSIHVVLQNLMLPWIGNGLAKIPYFRKKIEQRQALPVVVEPQVEENNTETDIPESDMSLDDIRNEQQKNIVKEQEDILNVALDYTRKSFALYLSDEDLDVLSRNVRAYMNKLDEKELKPVKVKELSALDLRHFGWNIWNYFKPRNQMDIANFLKIVFPNIFRDVTEDSIKSHLKDDELKGVIKIIEKLV
- the dnaK gene encoding molecular chaperone DnaK translates to MGKIIGIDLGTTNSCVSVFEGNEPVVIANSEGKRTTPSIVAFIDGGERKVGDPAKRQAITNSQRTVFSIKRFMGENWEQVQKEVARVPYKVIKGENNTPRVDIDGRLYTPQEISAMILQKMKKTAEDYLGQEVTEAVITVPAYFSDSQRQATKEAGQIAGLDVKRIVNEPTAAALAYGLDKAHKDMKIAVFDLGGGTFDISILEFGGGVFEVLSTNGDTHLGGDDFDQVVINWLVQEFKNDEGADLTKDPMALQRLKEAAEKAKIELSSSTSTEINLPYIMPVDGVPKHLVKTLTRAKFESLAHELIQACLEPCKKAMNDAGLSNSDIDEVILVGGSSRIPAVQKLVEDFFGKVPSKGVNPDEVVAVGAAVQGAVLTDEIKGVVLLDVTPLSMGIETMGGVMTKLIDANTTIPCKKSETFSTAADNQTEVTIHVLQGERPMASQNKSIGQFNLTGIAPARRGIPQIEVSFDIDANGILKVSAKDKATGKEQVIRIEASSGLSKEEIEKMKAEAEANAEADKKEREKVEKMNLADSTIFQTENQLKELGDKLPADKKAPIEAALAKLKEAHKAQDLAAIDTAMAEVNTAFQAASAEMYAQSGAQSGAQAGPDMNAGQQANAGDDSKQGENVQDADFEEVK
- a CDS encoding ABC transporter substrate-binding protein, which translates into the protein MKRICYLYFPLLLLLAACGNKSPRQTTATDGKPVALSYACRFSIAHAPHYTTVTVFNPWKEGKVYDKYYLVKNETINVPADGHKIKIPLQSLMTNSATHLGFLQLLGELDKVTGVCSTGYIYNPTILKGVKEGKIKDLGDAFNLDIENLLLLHPQAIMTSAYNAEDENSKRMKQTGITVIYNIEWQEKTLLGRAEWIKFIGAFFDKEALANRIFADVEKRYTNIKKLAASVANAPTVLSGQDYRGSWSMPTGLSYNAQLFRDAGGSYFYANDTTASGSKNSNIEEALINFGHADIWIGSEASSLEELGQIDAKYKLFKAYKEGQVYNLNKRKNVRGGNDYWESGVARPDLLLSDMIKILHPELLPGYELTYMEKLK